One Opitutus sp. ER46 genomic region harbors:
- a CDS encoding FAD-binding oxidoreductase translates to MTFTGWGVPEKATDTSRLPKLWPFAHRVIGLTPEMARPCVDPATIRLPESRLSAASIRELGACVGVDHVAVDHGTRLLHCYGKSYRDLLRARLGQVERAPDAVVFPGTHAEVERLLAWAGAQGVRVIPFGGGTNIVGGVEASPTIAEPIVTVSLRRLNQMLALDEASGVATLGAGMLGPELEDALNRRGFTLGHFPDSFEFSTLGGWIATRSAGMQSDARGKIEDMVVGLTVATPSGTLVTRAVPRAAAGPDLKQLIVGSEGALGIITSATMRVARLRPREYRGFLFPTFEAGVGYARRIWELGLAPTTMRLSNAQETQFGMVLKPPSKGLSHLATRAAMAYLRRVRGYDLDQTCVMILGWELPADELARKRRAALRLLREFNGFDGGAGAGNAWYARKYDYPYLRDLVMGHGGMCDVTETAVLWKDVLPTYDRIHRGLREEVQAPDCAGYVGCHLSHMYAEGVCLYFTFGARQDERDPLGQYLRVKGRAMDLVLSSGAALSHHHSIGYEHLPWLGQHVGPLGLKAFRDLKRTFDPAGVCNPGRLVPEPDSLMTRRWPGRAAGTDSVPQP, encoded by the coding sequence ATGACCTTCACCGGTTGGGGCGTCCCCGAGAAGGCGACCGACACGTCGCGGCTGCCCAAGCTCTGGCCGTTTGCCCACCGCGTGATCGGGCTCACGCCCGAGATGGCGCGCCCGTGCGTCGATCCCGCCACGATCCGGTTGCCGGAGTCGCGGCTTTCCGCGGCGTCGATCCGCGAGCTCGGAGCCTGCGTCGGCGTCGATCACGTGGCCGTCGATCACGGCACGCGCCTGCTGCACTGCTACGGGAAGAGTTACCGCGATCTCCTGCGCGCGCGGCTTGGCCAGGTGGAGCGCGCGCCCGATGCGGTGGTGTTCCCGGGCACTCACGCCGAGGTCGAGCGGCTTCTGGCCTGGGCGGGGGCGCAGGGCGTGCGCGTCATTCCTTTCGGCGGCGGCACCAACATCGTCGGCGGCGTCGAGGCGAGCCCGACCATCGCCGAGCCGATCGTCACCGTCAGCCTCCGGCGGTTGAACCAGATGCTCGCGCTGGATGAAGCTTCGGGCGTCGCGACGCTCGGCGCCGGGATGCTCGGGCCGGAGCTCGAGGATGCGCTGAACCGGCGCGGTTTCACGCTCGGCCACTTCCCCGACTCGTTTGAGTTCTCCACGCTCGGCGGCTGGATCGCGACCCGCTCGGCGGGCATGCAGTCCGACGCCCGCGGCAAGATCGAGGACATGGTGGTGGGCCTGACGGTTGCCACGCCCTCGGGCACGCTCGTGACACGGGCCGTGCCGCGGGCGGCCGCCGGTCCCGATCTCAAGCAGCTCATCGTTGGTTCCGAGGGCGCGCTTGGCATCATCACCTCGGCGACGATGCGCGTGGCGCGCCTGCGGCCGCGCGAGTACCGCGGTTTTCTTTTCCCCACGTTCGAGGCGGGCGTCGGCTACGCGCGCCGGATTTGGGAACTCGGACTCGCGCCCACGACCATGCGACTCTCGAACGCGCAGGAGACGCAGTTCGGCATGGTGTTGAAGCCACCGTCAAAGGGGCTCAGCCACCTGGCCACCCGGGCCGCCATGGCCTACCTGCGGCGCGTGCGCGGCTACGATCTCGACCAGACCTGCGTCATGATCCTGGGCTGGGAACTCCCGGCGGACGAACTGGCGCGCAAGCGTCGGGCCGCGCTCCGGCTGTTGCGCGAGTTCAACGGTTTCGACGGCGGGGCGGGCGCGGGCAACGCGTGGTATGCCCGCAAGTACGATTACCCGTACCTGCGCGACCTCGTCATGGGCCACGGTGGCATGTGCGACGTCACCGAGACGGCCGTGCTCTGGAAGGATGTGCTGCCCACGTACGACCGGATTCATCGCGGGCTGCGTGAGGAGGTGCAGGCGCCGGACTGCGCAGGTTACGTGGGGTGTCACCTGTCGCACATGTACGCCGAGGGTGTGTGTCTCTATTTCACGTTCGGCGCGCGGCAGGACGAACGCGACCCGCTCGGGCAGTACCTGCGCGTGAAAGGGCGCGCGATGGACCTGGTGCTCTCCTCGGGCGCCGCGCTCTCCCACCATCACTCCATCGGCTACGAGCACCTCCCCTGGCTCGGGCAGCATGTCGGCCCGCTCGGCCTGAAGGCGTTCCGCGACCTCAAGCGCACCTTCGACCCCGCCGGCGTCTGCAACCCCGGCCGACTCGTGCCCGAACCCGATTCGCTCATGACCCGACGTTGGCCGGGCCGCGCGGCGGGCACCGACTCCGTTCCGCAGCCCTAG
- a CDS encoding polysaccharide deacetylase family protein encodes MHFPAAFSVDVEQDCPPYLDTCRGMETGMPRLLDLLGELELKATFFTTGEMARRFPRVIERLVAEGHELGCHGDQHRDFTTLDQAAAEAELGAALATLRAFGPVESFRAPYLRFPVTFLPLLVCHGLRLDSSLARYKSGANHRAGPVPAGLVRVPASMTSSVLRLPRWIRAPWLARLRPPVVLFVHPWEAVDFRRSSLRWDCRFRTGVPALACWRSALLDLRAAGADFAPLRQFLSFRG; translated from the coding sequence ATGCACTTTCCCGCGGCCTTCAGTGTCGACGTCGAGCAGGACTGCCCGCCGTACCTCGACACCTGTCGGGGCATGGAGACGGGGATGCCGCGTCTGCTGGACCTGCTCGGCGAACTGGAGCTCAAGGCGACGTTCTTCACCACCGGCGAGATGGCGCGGCGTTTTCCCCGCGTGATCGAGCGGCTGGTCGCGGAAGGGCACGAACTCGGCTGCCACGGCGACCAGCATCGCGACTTCACCACGCTGGACCAGGCGGCCGCCGAGGCGGAGTTGGGCGCCGCGCTGGCGACGCTCCGGGCTTTCGGGCCGGTGGAGAGTTTTCGCGCGCCGTACCTCCGCTTCCCCGTCACCTTCCTGCCGCTGCTGGTGTGCCACGGGCTGCGGCTTGATTCGTCGCTCGCCCGCTACAAGTCGGGGGCCAATCACCGCGCCGGGCCGGTGCCCGCCGGCCTCGTGCGGGTGCCGGCGTCGATGACTTCGTCCGTGCTGCGCCTGCCGCGTTGGATCCGGGCGCCGTGGCTCGCGCGGCTGCGGCCCCCCGTCGTGCTGTTCGTTCATCCCTGGGAGGCGGTCGATTTCCGCCGTTCCTCGCTGCGTTGGGACTGTCGTTTTCGCACGGGCGTTCCGGCGCTGGCGTGCTGGCGTTCGGCGTTGCTGGACCTGCGGGCCGCGGGCGCCGACTTCGCGCCGTTGCGCCAGTTTTTGAGTTTTCGCGGGTAG
- a CDS encoding TolC family protein, with protein sequence MKNACTPAQGGLVGRIVTILVAGLLAMTAPAAEPVAPAGGGLSLSEALAATLSKQLGVEVSRQQVTRQRGVLQSASGQFDWVFGSSFSKEIARTPTGTPPPYLAVKREDTNTYTVGLAKQFRAGLTVTPHLAVVDASDNVSTLAPVSYSQLALKFALPLLRGFGHRATTAQERAARSALGAQEQYARYQVEQLVYQTTASYWNCLAARRDLEILRDGTKRAEQIFATVELYAQGGEIDSGTLDQARALVASKRADEQQGELTYFEARQSLALAIGFGRTQLSTPPEVAGEFPAVIDVTSIPPALGEKYVAEALERRGDYRAAGLNLAAEQALLEQARSNVKPRFDLELTLGYTGYDRRTDRFRPAYAVSNDLTGVNVLSAVTLEWPLPNNVARGALLSQRAKVEQIRLESEQSANGIAANVLVALETLRTSIAQNAMSTAAVDTYRSALAQTGEKMRAGESSLTDVIDMEDRYASARRARNETQRKYAVTLAQLRLLTGTLSNTTQRDAVIEVQNLTQVPFTR encoded by the coding sequence ATGAAAAACGCCTGCACTCCGGCACAGGGAGGATTGGTCGGTCGTATCGTGACGATACTGGTGGCGGGACTCCTCGCGATGACGGCCCCCGCCGCGGAACCCGTCGCCCCCGCGGGCGGCGGACTCTCGCTGAGCGAAGCGCTTGCCGCGACGCTCTCGAAACAACTCGGCGTGGAGGTGAGCCGCCAACAGGTCACGCGCCAGCGGGGCGTGCTGCAATCGGCGTCCGGTCAATTTGACTGGGTGTTCGGCAGCAGCTTCTCGAAGGAAATCGCGCGCACACCGACGGGCACGCCGCCGCCGTATCTCGCGGTGAAGCGCGAGGACACCAATACCTATACGGTTGGGCTCGCGAAGCAGTTTCGCGCCGGCCTGACGGTGACGCCGCATCTGGCGGTCGTCGACGCCAGCGACAACGTTTCGACCCTCGCTCCCGTCAGCTACTCCCAGCTCGCGCTGAAATTTGCGTTGCCGCTGCTGCGTGGGTTCGGCCATCGCGCCACGACGGCGCAGGAGCGCGCGGCGCGGTCCGCCCTCGGCGCGCAGGAGCAGTACGCGCGCTATCAGGTCGAGCAGTTGGTTTACCAGACGACGGCGAGCTATTGGAACTGTCTCGCGGCGCGGCGCGACCTCGAGATCCTGCGCGACGGCACCAAGCGCGCGGAGCAGATCTTCGCGACCGTCGAGCTTTACGCCCAGGGTGGAGAGATTGATTCCGGCACGCTCGACCAGGCGCGCGCGCTGGTCGCCAGCAAGCGGGCCGATGAGCAGCAGGGTGAGCTCACCTACTTCGAGGCGCGGCAATCGCTGGCCCTCGCCATCGGTTTTGGCCGCACGCAGCTGTCGACTCCGCCCGAAGTCGCCGGGGAGTTCCCGGCCGTCATCGACGTGACGTCGATTCCGCCGGCGCTGGGCGAGAAATACGTGGCCGAGGCGCTGGAGCGTCGCGGCGACTACCGTGCCGCCGGCCTCAATCTCGCTGCGGAACAGGCGCTGCTCGAGCAGGCGCGCAGCAACGTGAAGCCGCGCTTCGACCTGGAGCTGACGCTCGGCTACACCGGCTACGACCGCCGCACCGATCGGTTCCGTCCCGCCTACGCGGTCTCCAATGATCTCACCGGCGTGAACGTGCTGAGTGCGGTCACACTCGAATGGCCGCTGCCCAACAACGTCGCCCGCGGCGCCCTCCTCAGTCAGCGCGCGAAGGTCGAGCAGATCCGGTTGGAAAGTGAACAGTCCGCCAACGGCATCGCCGCCAACGTGCTCGTCGCCCTGGAAACCCTGCGCACCTCGATTGCCCAGAACGCCATGAGCACCGCCGCGGTGGACACCTACCGCAGCGCGCTCGCGCAGACCGGCGAGAAGATGCGGGCGGGCGAGTCGTCCCTCACCGACGTCATCGACATGGAGGATCGCTACGCCAGCGCGCGGCGCGCGCGCAACGAGACCCAGCGCAAGTATGCGGTGACGCTCGCGCAGCTCCGACTGCTCACCGGCACCCTTTCGAACACCACCCAACGCGACGCCGTGATCGAGGTTCAGAATCTCACCCAGGTCCCCTTCACCCGCTGA
- a CDS encoding efflux RND transporter periplasmic adaptor subunit → MNVLSLTRRFAGSLLVLLSLTSALEAKIGALGRIMPAGDILNLPGTGDAVATVHVKEGEQVAAGALLVTFRSHDTATNEVAMAQLALREAEELGQMALEAQELRLEVGRRDYEYARARYERFVQLGGEKSSPQQVAERAHQMRNAELSYLAAQKEYARAKIDRDMKIERARNQLAIARDKLDRSTLCAPAALTVVKLGVVPGTVPSGVAVCLANLTEMQVSAEVFAGDLPKLKLGQPATITSTSLPAPIKGKVISIGRVISGRAKVAEVLIKLDETEVASRLLNLEVNVSIDE, encoded by the coding sequence ATGAATGTCCTCTCGCTGACCCGCCGGTTCGCCGGCTCGCTGCTCGTCCTGCTTTCGCTGACCAGTGCGCTCGAGGCGAAGATCGGTGCGCTCGGCCGGATCATGCCGGCCGGCGACATCCTGAACCTCCCCGGCACCGGTGACGCGGTGGCCACGGTCCACGTCAAGGAGGGTGAACAGGTCGCCGCCGGCGCGCTCCTCGTGACGTTCCGGAGCCACGATACCGCCACGAACGAGGTCGCGATGGCGCAGCTCGCGTTGCGCGAGGCCGAGGAGCTCGGGCAGATGGCCCTGGAAGCCCAGGAGCTGCGCCTCGAGGTCGGCCGCCGCGATTACGAGTACGCCCGCGCGCGGTATGAGCGCTTCGTCCAGCTCGGCGGCGAAAAGAGCTCGCCCCAGCAGGTCGCCGAACGGGCGCACCAGATGCGCAACGCCGAGTTGAGCTACCTGGCCGCCCAGAAGGAGTACGCCCGCGCCAAGATCGACCGGGACATGAAGATCGAGCGCGCCCGCAACCAGCTCGCGATCGCGCGCGACAAGCTCGACCGCTCCACCTTGTGCGCTCCGGCCGCCCTGACCGTCGTGAAGCTCGGCGTCGTGCCCGGCACCGTGCCGAGCGGGGTCGCGGTCTGCCTGGCCAATCTCACCGAGATGCAGGTCAGCGCCGAGGTGTTCGCCGGTGACCTGCCGAAGCTCAAGCTCGGCCAGCCCGCCACGATCACCAGCACCTCCCTTCCCGCCCCGATCAAGGGCAAGGTGATTTCCATCGGCCGCGTCATTTCCGGCCGCGCCAAGGTCGCCGAGGTCCTCATCAAGCTCGATGAGACCGAGGTCGCCAGCCGGCTGCTGAACCTCGAGGTCAACGTCTCGATCGACGAATAG
- a CDS encoding FtsX-like permease family protein → MRICLAWHNTLQNRKRSLAALAGITFAVLLVFMQLGFLQTAKTSSTVVYNYFQFDLIITSARFESLESANAFDSARLLQARVVPGVADVATLNYRRARWRDPENDNRGIGCMLMAYDLNPAFVAPSERAALLPLATRDVVSLGRNSHPDYGSKRLGKAASLQRWPVTIGSLFDMGVGFQAEGAALVSLDTGQSIWRGSSRDTTYGLVQVTPGADPLVVRRALVEALPRDVLVFTKQELVTRERDYYVNVKPIGIMFRTGAFVAFCVGGVILYQVLASEISNRLRELATLKAVGFSVWYVYGVGIQQAVIFAALSYVPAFLFSLVTFRLVEWASHIPMYMTWQLGLFVLGLSVAMTSISSVLALQKVKRADPADLF, encoded by the coding sequence ATGAGGATCTGCCTCGCCTGGCACAACACGCTGCAGAACCGGAAGCGTTCCCTCGCGGCCCTCGCCGGGATTACTTTCGCCGTGCTGCTCGTGTTCATGCAGCTCGGCTTCCTCCAGACGGCGAAGACGAGCTCGACCGTCGTCTACAACTACTTCCAGTTCGACCTGATCATCACCTCCGCGCGGTTCGAGTCGCTCGAGTCCGCGAACGCCTTCGACAGCGCGCGGCTGCTCCAGGCCCGCGTCGTGCCCGGCGTCGCCGATGTTGCCACCCTCAACTACCGGCGCGCCCGCTGGCGCGACCCGGAGAACGACAACCGCGGCATCGGCTGCATGCTGATGGCCTACGATCTCAACCCCGCGTTTGTCGCGCCCAGCGAGCGCGCCGCGCTCCTGCCGCTGGCCACCCGCGACGTGGTGTCGCTCGGCCGTAACTCGCACCCGGACTACGGCTCCAAGCGCCTCGGCAAGGCCGCCTCCCTCCAGCGCTGGCCGGTGACGATCGGTTCGCTGTTCGACATGGGCGTCGGTTTCCAGGCGGAGGGCGCCGCGCTCGTGAGCCTCGACACGGGCCAATCCATCTGGCGCGGCTCCAGCCGCGACACGACGTACGGCCTCGTGCAGGTGACGCCCGGCGCGGACCCGCTGGTCGTGCGGCGGGCCCTGGTCGAGGCGCTCCCGCGCGACGTCCTCGTGTTCACCAAGCAGGAGCTCGTGACCCGTGAGCGCGACTACTACGTCAACGTGAAGCCGATCGGGATCATGTTCCGCACCGGCGCCTTCGTGGCGTTCTGCGTCGGCGGCGTGATTCTCTATCAGGTTCTCGCGAGCGAGATCTCCAACCGCCTCCGTGAGCTCGCGACGCTGAAGGCCGTCGGCTTCTCCGTGTGGTACGTGTATGGCGTCGGCATCCAGCAGGCCGTCATCTTCGCGGCGCTCAGCTACGTGCCCGCGTTCCTGTTCAGCCTGGTGACCTTCCGCCTGGTCGAGTGGGCGAGTCACATCCCGATGTACATGACCTGGCAGCTCGGGTTGTTCGTGCTCGGGCTGTCGGTGGCCATGACCTCGATCTCCAGCGTGCTCGCCCTGCAAAAGGTGAAGCGGGCCGATCCGGCCGACCTCTTCTGA
- a CDS encoding FtsX-like permease family protein: MQLRHRIPVAWYLLVHRKGRFVLSLLGIAFSVVIMFMEVGFYNGINDSQARLATYLDGDVALIERGRYSLLEMNQLNRIRMQQALGLPEVVSATPLYEGTELIVNPQTGLVQAASVLAFPAGTHPLKLPELDTYAAQLAIRGNVLFDRRARDLFGPIGPGTQLQVPDGVQNVVGMVSMGPSIRTDGWVLMAEHSWINSKEEADLVTMALLKVRPGTDIPALKQKLLKLVGEEVLVMTPEELRVREVEFTADATPAGGVFAIGLAIGFLIGMIICYQILFNEISDNMPQYATVKAVGFSRTYLVALVLQQALLLSLFGFLPGLLGGGLLYTVIEHSTGILMFLSWPRSLLVFALTVFMCIGSGLLAVQKVLRADPAEVF, from the coding sequence ATGCAGCTGCGCCACCGCATTCCCGTCGCCTGGTACCTGCTGGTCCACCGCAAGGGCCGCTTCGTCCTCTCTCTCCTGGGCATCGCGTTCTCCGTGGTGATCATGTTCATGGAGGTCGGGTTCTATAACGGCATCAATGACAGCCAGGCGCGGCTGGCCACCTACCTCGATGGCGACGTGGCCCTCATCGAGCGCGGCCGGTACAGCCTGCTCGAGATGAACCAGCTGAACCGGATTCGGATGCAGCAGGCGCTGGGGCTCCCGGAGGTGGTATCCGCGACCCCGCTTTACGAGGGCACCGAGCTGATCGTGAATCCGCAGACCGGCCTCGTGCAGGCCGCCTCCGTCCTCGCGTTTCCCGCCGGCACGCACCCGCTGAAGTTGCCGGAGCTCGACACCTACGCCGCCCAGCTGGCGATCCGCGGCAACGTGCTGTTCGACCGCCGCGCCCGCGACCTCTTCGGCCCGATCGGGCCCGGGACGCAGCTGCAGGTCCCCGACGGCGTCCAGAATGTCGTCGGCATGGTGTCGATGGGACCGAGCATCCGCACCGACGGCTGGGTCCTGATGGCCGAGCATTCCTGGATCAATTCCAAGGAGGAGGCAGACTTGGTGACGATGGCGCTCCTCAAGGTTCGGCCGGGCACGGATATTCCGGCGTTGAAGCAGAAGCTCCTGAAGCTCGTCGGCGAGGAAGTCCTCGTCATGACGCCCGAGGAGCTGCGCGTGCGCGAGGTGGAGTTCACCGCCGACGCCACCCCGGCGGGCGGGGTCTTCGCCATCGGCCTCGCGATCGGGTTCCTGATCGGGATGATCATCTGCTACCAGATCCTGTTTAACGAGATCAGCGACAATATGCCCCAGTACGCGACGGTGAAGGCAGTCGGCTTCTCCCGCACCTACCTCGTCGCCCTGGTCCTGCAGCAGGCGCTCCTGCTTTCGCTCTTTGGCTTCCTCCCGGGCCTGCTGGGCGGCGGCCTGCTCTACACCGTCATCGAGCACTCCACGGGCATTCTCATGTTCCTCAGCTGGCCGCGCTCGCTGCTCGTCTTCGCTCTCACCGTCTTCATGTGCATCGGCTCCGGCCTGCTCGCCGTCCAGAAGGTCCTGCGCGCCGATCCCGCCGAGGTGTTCTGA
- a CDS encoding ATP-binding cassette domain-containing protein, with protein sequence MNPPDSSAPNATAAPFLVDHAAEEPVVQASGLCHTYGEGEGAKQVLFDNDLTIYPGEIVIMTGPSGSGKTTLLTLIGALRSVQKGSLHVLGRELHGLSTAEQVRVRRDIGFIFQAHNLFDSLTAYQNVRLTTELHEYTPEQRHQLPVNMLAQLGLAERMHYRPANLSGGQRQRVAIGRALVNQPKLVLADEPTAALDKDTGRQVVTLLQKMAKEQRSAIMIVTHDNRILDVADRIVNMVDGYIVSNVEVAENIAICKFLQRCSVFEGASPNLLAEIAGKMKRETHPAGKTIIRQGDPGDKFYIVRRGRVEVSKQIGDRSESLVHLGAGAFFGELALLRDEPRAATVASTEPVELLTLSKSEFLDVRRNLGSFEEQLRKANFGR encoded by the coding sequence ATGAATCCGCCCGACTCCTCCGCTCCGAACGCCACCGCCGCGCCGTTCTTGGTGGACCATGCGGCCGAGGAGCCTGTCGTCCAGGCGTCCGGCCTGTGCCACACCTACGGCGAGGGCGAGGGCGCCAAGCAGGTGCTCTTCGACAACGACCTGACCATCTATCCCGGCGAGATCGTCATCATGACCGGCCCCTCCGGCTCGGGCAAAACCACGCTCCTGACGCTCATCGGCGCCTTGCGCTCCGTCCAGAAGGGCAGCCTGCATGTGCTCGGCCGCGAGCTCCACGGGCTCAGCACCGCGGAACAGGTCCGCGTTCGCCGCGACATCGGTTTCATTTTCCAGGCGCACAATCTCTTCGACTCGCTCACCGCCTACCAGAACGTCCGCCTCACGACCGAACTCCACGAGTACACGCCGGAACAGCGCCACCAGCTGCCGGTGAACATGCTGGCGCAGCTCGGGCTCGCCGAGCGCATGCACTACCGGCCCGCCAACCTCTCGGGTGGCCAGCGGCAGCGCGTCGCGATCGGCCGCGCCCTCGTGAACCAGCCGAAACTGGTGCTCGCCGACGAGCCCACCGCGGCGCTCGACAAGGACACCGGCCGCCAGGTCGTCACGCTCCTGCAGAAAATGGCCAAGGAGCAGCGCTCGGCCATCATGATCGTGACCCACGACAACCGCATCCTCGATGTCGCGGACCGGATCGTGAACATGGTCGACGGCTACATCGTTTCGAACGTCGAGGTCGCCGAGAATATCGCCATCTGCAAATTCCTCCAGCGCTGCTCCGTGTTCGAGGGCGCCTCGCCGAACCTGCTCGCGGAGATCGCGGGCAAGATGAAGCGCGAGACTCATCCCGCGGGCAAAACGATCATCCGGCAGGGCGACCCCGGCGATAAGTTCTACATCGTGCGCCGCGGGCGCGTGGAGGTGAGCAAGCAGATCGGTGATCGCAGCGAGTCGCTCGTGCACCTCGGCGCCGGCGCCTTCTTCGGCGAACTCGCGCTGCTGCGCGACGAGCCGCGCGCCGCCACGGTGGCGTCCACCGAGCCGGTCGAGCTGCTCACGCTCTCCAAGAGCGAGTTTCTCGACGTGCGCCGCAACCTCGGTTCCTTCGAGGAGCAGTTGCGCAAGGCCAACTTCGGCCGCTGA
- a CDS encoding glycosyltransferase family 4 protein has translation MRIALACDWYLPRLGGIERQLSGLASRLAAAGHEVTVFSPTRGACTADPAVRVVALDAWRMPVIGLTLSSFTAHDLDAHLRAGRFDVVHVHGSIASPFGWGTTYMAARAGLPLVYTVHSVWGNWRRWYALLDFLWGWSRYPMLFSAVSERAVADIQPLLPGVEIARIPNGIDPEEWRVPHRPATDAIHIVTVTRLALRKRGEATLRAFAAARARTPATTKLVLHIAGDGSQRRNLERLATTLGVGDAVRFHGAVTSATVRQLLAQSHVFVLPTELESFGLAALEARAVGLPVVAMRTSGVTEFVRHGVEGLLAADDADLAAHLHRLSTDAALRATITRHNRTTPITHTWARALEANLAAYARARALCPPRPVARAV, from the coding sequence ATGAGGATTGCCCTGGCGTGCGACTGGTACCTGCCGCGACTGGGTGGGATCGAACGGCAGCTCAGCGGGCTCGCATCCCGGCTGGCGGCGGCCGGCCACGAGGTGACAGTGTTCAGTCCGACCCGCGGCGCCTGCACGGCGGATCCGGCGGTGCGGGTGGTGGCGCTGGACGCCTGGCGCATGCCCGTCATCGGCCTGACCTTGTCCTCGTTCACGGCGCACGACCTGGACGCGCACCTGCGGGCCGGCCGGTTCGACGTCGTGCATGTGCACGGGAGCATCGCGTCGCCGTTCGGCTGGGGGACGACCTACATGGCGGCGCGCGCCGGGTTGCCGCTGGTGTACACGGTGCACTCCGTGTGGGGCAACTGGCGCCGCTGGTATGCGCTGCTCGATTTCCTGTGGGGCTGGAGCAGGTACCCGATGCTGTTCTCGGCCGTCAGTGAGCGGGCGGTCGCGGACATCCAGCCGCTGCTGCCGGGCGTGGAGATCGCGCGCATTCCGAACGGCATCGATCCGGAGGAATGGCGCGTGCCGCACCGGCCCGCGACGGACGCAATTCACATCGTCACCGTCACGCGGCTGGCGCTGCGCAAGCGCGGCGAGGCGACGCTCCGGGCTTTCGCGGCGGCGCGCGCGCGGACTCCGGCCACGACGAAGTTGGTGCTACATATTGCCGGCGACGGTTCCCAGCGGCGCAACCTGGAGCGGCTCGCGACGACCCTCGGCGTGGGCGACGCCGTCCGGTTCCATGGCGCCGTCACGAGCGCGACGGTGCGGCAGCTGCTGGCCCAGTCGCACGTGTTCGTGCTGCCGACGGAGCTGGAATCCTTCGGGCTGGCCGCGCTGGAGGCGCGGGCCGTCGGGCTGCCGGTGGTGGCGATGCGCACCAGCGGCGTGACGGAATTTGTACGCCACGGGGTCGAAGGTCTGCTGGCCGCAGATGATGCGGACCTGGCGGCTCATCTCCACCGACTGAGCACCGACGCCGCGTTGCGAGCCACGATCACGCGACACAACCGGACGACGCCGATCACGCACACGTGGGCCCGGGCGCTGGAGGCGAACCTGGCGGCGTACGCCCGCGCGCGGGCGCTCTGCCCGCCGCGGCCTGTTGCCCGGGCCGTTTGA